The genomic DNA CTTGTAATGGGCTTGACTGCAGGGTGCGAGGACACATCTACTCAGAGTCCTGACATCGATCAATAACTCTGGAAACTCCAGGACAGACACTTCAGTCCAGGAATtgattcaaacacacaaacacacacaagtacacaaagcTAGATGTTGACCTCTCACAAGTAAGCAAATATTGCATTTGTGTCAAAGACCCCACATAAGTCATGAGtcaaacacgcatacacacacaggagaatGTGCCAATTATGAAAACTGAACCTGTTTTTGTGGACAAAGATCAGCCTCAACTTAATGACTCACTGGATACTTAAAATGGAaagtcattttttattaaaggcGGCACatacaaacaatataaaaatatgtcactaaaatatatataaaaagtctGTTTACACTGATCTGGCTTCCAATAgacataaagaaaacaatttaCAACAAAATGCTCtgagaatgaaaacaaatgtacaaacaaacacaaaaatctgTTTGTAATCCTTAAGTGATCTAACAGTGTATACAtgttgaaacaacaacaactccttcCTGGTGCATCGAGATAATCAACTTAATAATGGAAAATGAGCATCTCTCCTTGCAAGGACACCATCAATAAGGACACAAGAGCTTGTGTCCTTTCCAACATTATCAAACAATATGCAGGTGCCATCTTAAGTATACTAGTTTAATAACATTGGTTTGAAGTGTAATATCATCTGTTGTAACAATAACAGCGGTAGTGTAGTTGTTGGGTTTCTGAAGATACAGAAAGTATACCGCCAATAATGATAAGAAAGAAAGTGAGTAACCTTGAAATTAAGAATATAGATTTCATCAAGCGAATAATTGTCACAtctaaaaacagttttttttatatcttcttctttaaaaaaagcaaataggGCACATGAAATGTTCACACACTGCTAGTTACTTTAGGGAAAACTCTGCCATATatctcttattattattaataataatattattgtcGTTATCATTATCAAGGATGCTCTactttgtctttattattgTAGTTTATAATAGTTTCCATGGAGTATtcaggacacacactcacacacatatctacATTATTATGGACTAATAACCTGTTGCCTTTTAAATGTTGAGACTTGCTGCACCAGAAAAgctcatcatcataatcataatcatcatcatcataatcatcatcatcatcatcataatcatcatcatcaatcaatGCATAGTGATTTTTTGCCGCTTTAACAGGGCAAATTCAAAGCTAGAAAAGATAGTGATAACACTGACGTGGCTGTCAGATGTCCATGGTACTGCTTGTGTACTGTGGGTGTGTCTAAGTGTGtccttgcacacacactcacggtgCTGAGCAATGAGGTGTGTGCAGACTTCCGCTTATGCGTGTGTCCGTtaatgtcctgtgtgtgtgtgtgtgtgtgtgtgtgcatgcatacatgttgagtgtgtgcattgttgatgtgtgtctctgcaggtaCAACTACATGCATGTGCTCGTTGATCTACGCATTAAGACTATACTCCTGCTTGTAGCAACAGGGCCGGCAGACGGCGTTGACTAAACCGTTTCCCAGCTGTAGGAGACAGATGATGAACTCAAGCACAGCCAGGCCCAGTAGCACACACAGCAGGGTCACGTTCCACTCCACGATGTGAACCGGCTGAAGACACCGTGACCACGTCTCTGGTTGTAAGAGATAcctgggacagagagagagagaaagatcaGTCACAGGCAGCACCTACGTTTATACCAACATGTTTGTATTGGGTACAGCTCATTCTGAGAGCGGCACCACATTCTTCAAATACttcaaaaaaaagggggagagtgGTCTTCGAGTATACATCGATGACATGAGTAAGAAATACCACATGACAAGGTGTCCTAAGATGCAATAACACCAAATCAAGTGGAGGTAAAGTCCATTGGTTTCTATATTAGGGTACATTGTCACATGTACCTCAGGCAAAAGGGAAAACTGGCCATTTTTACAATGTTTGCAGTCAGTTTATGGTTAGATCTGTTTACCAGTGAAATTTGAAGCTGAGCTGATATTAAATTTGTTACAAACCTGTATTTTGACATTTGAGAGCTGAAATTTCTAACTCCTTGATCAATCaactttgttttaaagaaacaattaatttaaacatGTAAGCAACAATGGCAAAAATGGCACTGGTTCCAGCTTTTTTATTGGGacaaatttcctttttttttcaattttcaatCCATGTCAATTTAATCACTATGGGTTTCAGAAAATTGTGATGGAGATTTTCACTATTTTCACAATTATTTCAGAGACCACTAAATGCTTTAATAAATCAATTTTACAcggtcccacacacacacacacacacacacagcatctctCTACCTGCCCCCCTGGTCTGCAAAGGGGTACGACCATCCATAAGGAGTGAAGCACTGCGGACCCTGCACCAAGGCAAATCCTGACATGACGAAACAGTAAGCAGACCCCACCAGGCCGACCACAGCTGCCAACACTGACCCGCACATCTGGAGAGCAACACAGACATACAAAGTGATTTTAACACAGAACAGGAACGTGTTGGGACGCCTTTGTGACTGTATGTGTGACTGCCTGTCTGTATAAATGTACACAGTTTCATATatcagagacagagacagctgctatagacacacacacacacacacacacacacatgactgcAGCTGTGCATGTGGCTTGAATGGTGTGAGCAAAGCTTACTTTGTTGAGTTTTGAGTAACAATGGGACCCTTGTTGAATTATTTGAGCTGATTAGCATTAACATTCCACCTCATAAGGACACAGTGTTGGTCGGCTTAATGACAACTGTTGAATATTATTCTCCAAGTGgtgagaaagaaacaacaaaatgtcagtTAAATGGGGACACTAAAAGTTACAAGGGGTGGAAGACCAAACAACCATATATTTTGATTTAATAGGATAGAAAATAATGATCTGTGTGTAGCAAACAGAAAGTCTGTTTTATATGTTTAGAGAGCAACTACATGGAATTGTTTATTACCCGAAGAGACATGTCAAAAAGCATTGTGCTCAGCATGACCACAGTGTGTGGCTTCTCAATTGCATCAGCTTAGCATCAATGCCATTACTCCTGGAGGTTTAGATGCagacttagcttagcatagagaaccTCCTGTCGATGTTGACTGGTATTGTTGGTTTGGTAAGCCCCTTACCATTAAGCTCTCATTCCAACAACAGTTACATTTCCCCAGAGTGATGAAGACCACAGCTGGAACCAGCATCTGGAAACACAGAATACAATTTCTAAACAGCAGCATTTCTTTTTCATCATTTACAATCAGAGGAAGTGATACACATTTAAAcgttagaaataaaaaaagtagtaTAGTATATCAATATAAATAGATGCTAAAGCTACGTGAGCTAGGCTGATAATCACGTTCTACTACAAGAAAATATTTATCCTGCTTTTCTTTGCTAGAAGTTACGGGAAGTATATACACTGCCGGttaaaagtttggggtcacccgcCACAAAGGCTTGGTCCACTAAGGATGGCAGAGAGGactgctctgtgtctgtcccttttttccctgtgaaagggttttttctattttttggggagtttttcctgatcttaTGTGAGGTcatgggacagggatgtcgtatgtgtacagattgtaaagccctctgaggcaaatttgtaatatttgattttgggctatacaaaataaactgaattgaattgaattgtcctGTATCTGTCCTGTATTTAGGTTGTAAAAAGTCCTCTTCAcaaatatatgttattttgtatgaaagggtttgtaaaaaaaaaaaagttgtgttttgtaCATGGAGAACATGTTTGACCAGCAGTGTAATTACCACCGCTATTACTACAACCCTACAAGTCAAGTCAATTCaaggattttcttttctatacagcacatacagtacacatacaGCACCTTAGCCGTGACCCCCATTTTTTGtcccacctgtcaatcaccatCCTTGTTAAAAGCAGTATCTTTCATATAGACATCACCTAAAAGACAAATCACCTCGGACGTAAACAAATGTGCAACGTGAGGCTGTATTGCTCATTTCACACTAATCAACTTCAGATTTGGCTCAACTTCAACGGTCTAAGAAGTGCTTTGTCAGCATCAGCCCTTCTTAGGCATTTCTGTGCTACAGAATGCTAGCACATGTTTCTATAGTAGGCTATGTAGCATGCCAAATAACATGACGGAGGATATGGTGCACTACACAGGGAACAGGGAGTCGTTTTGGACAGACTTAGACTGCTAGCATGCTATAGTAGTGAACTGTTGTTGGCGCTACATGAAAATCATTAGGATTCTTCGTCTTAGGAGCAAATTTAACGACAATGCATTTGATTGTTGAGACAATACAATTGTTCAAACTAAAGCATCGGCAGACATGTAGTGTGGGTGGCCTTACTGCAAGAGAactgcaggagagagaaagagaaataattgCAATCCTACATCTGTTTGTTTCAGGGTAGTCTTTtactgtccctccctccctttttcctctcctcctctttcctgctgtCGCTCTCTCAGCGGTCAAGGACTTTAAATCACATCctgacagagggagggaagtTCCCAaggttctacacacacacgcgcacgcgcacacacacacacaaagttcaTAGGCatcgtcacacacacatcctgaatGTCCCCCTAAAGCCCTGCCCTTGAGCTGAGGCAGAGTGATACTGACAAAACAGAGGGAAGTGCACAgcgagaaaggaagagagagaggaagaaggaaaaagaagagggagtgataggaaaggagggagggagctaAAGATAGATTTCTATCAGAGGCGTTCTATTTGCTCTTTGACTCTTTAGGTTTCTGTCATTtctacaaagaaagaaaaaagctcataggggaaaaaacaaagacagcGCGTCAAAAGTCAtttcagacaaacaaaaaaacataaatgaagatAAAATTCTACCTTCTAAAAAAGAGATGCCACGAGAACATGAACAGACTAGCTTTTTCCTAAAACCTTGAGTTTGAGTAGGGCTTCTTACTATAGGACCTTTCCTTCTAAATTCCCCTGATATAAATATATCCTTGTGTTTTAGTCAGAACTCTGTTTTGTAGTCCATTCCCATTTTCTGCTGTTTTATGTTAATACAAACTTCCTCCATAGTTCACAGTAAGAACCAATGAGCAGTCCAAGGGACACAGTCTCCTCACTTGTATTGTGAAACATGTGCATTAAGTGGCATTAACAGCGTGTGGTTAAGACCTTTTGCCATAACTTGACTGGACTTCATTTATTGATCATTGTTCCGCATCGTCTTCCTGTTTTGAAATGATTGGTCCTTTAATTTATGTGCAACAATTTTTTAAACCTCTTGTTGTTTTGACAGCTTTGCACGAAACTTCTGCATAAATTAGCAGGGAAATCATAATTTACCTGCTGGTAAAGTGGGAATGGAAATGTGCTTGGTCATGTGTTAACTTTCCTTGTACCATTTTCATTGCAGATTGTGTTACGATATCTGTCacataataaaatgttctgagcatttatttttttatacaaaaaaaataataataatctaaatattTTTAAGAGTACAGCTTTGTGTACCCAACACAAGGGCTCTGCTGGTCAACAAGGTTAATCTTGTGTGGGTAAATACAAtctgtcctctgtttctctttaaaaaactaaaagaacagCTCCTTTCAGCTCAGTTGGAGCATGAACCCATCAGATCAGCAGCATGTAGCAGACAGATTAACTGTGAATCCAAACAGAACTCCATTGTTCTCAATGAGAAACTGCAAACACACTCAGGGTGAATGGTTCTGAAGGGAAAACAACGGACATTTAATCATATTctggtctaaaaaaaaaaataatcatgagTTTCTCTCTCTGATGAAACTAAGAGTGATAAGTTACACCACGTGGTACCAGTGGCCTCGGCTAAACCTACATCCATATTCTTTAGCTGGTTGAGCCTTGTTTTGCCAGGCAAAATAATTCAATCTGACACATAATATACTTTCTGACCGGttcagaaaatatatacagaAGTCATAGTCGGATTAAAcggtcacgtgacctctgaaGTTCCACTGCTTTCAGTAACAGCTTCAACAGTCATGCCATGAGAAACCTGCAAGAAATACAGATTCTAaacttaaagtaaaaataatatatacatctTTGTCAAAGGCCTGGACTGTACACCAAGCTCACACTTCTGCAACTGGTATTaagtttcatttaattttctaATGATAAATCAGGGATTGGTCTAACATCTGGTTACACAGAAAGAAGAGGCATACAAACTATACATACAAAAGTATGCAATTCAGCTGCTTTTCTTAAGCTGGTAAACACAGTAAAACTATAAAAGTAACTTTGGACTGGATTAAGTTAAAGGAAAGTTGTccaatgttaataaataaaataatgagaCATTATTGTGTGGTTGTCCTTTCTTCAAAATATGTTACTGCCGCATGGCCAGCTCCTAATGTTTGGAGTAAGTTCACCAGACCACTAAAGTTGACCCAATATGACAAAATTAGGATCAGAATATTCTGACCTACTAAAACCTTCAGTGTAATCCCAGAACTATAACGAGAGACTAACCAGAAGGCGTCACAATAAGAACATAAATGCATGTATTTTACTCACCagtgctccccctcccccaagtCCACCAAAGTACCAGATGTAGCTGGCCAGACGGTCCTGCTGGATGTAGGTGATCTCTCCCATgggaaacagcagcagcaggttggCCAGGATGCAGCAGAGGGCCAGAGGCAGCAGGGCCAGACCCAGAGACCTGGCGAAACCCACCGAACAACACATCGCTCACCCAGAAAGCACACTCACAACCGCAGGGAGGAGAGAACTGGAATGGACCGAGAAGAgccacagaaagagagaaagaggggagggaagggtCGCACCAGCTGGGGAgcaaggaaacaaaaacaagtgacGAGAGCcggctgtatgtgtgtgtatctgtgtttgtgtcttcaaCAGATTCTCCTTCCTTACAGAGGGAGTTCTGCCATGAAACAACGTGCCCCAGGAAACACACTCACAGGAAGGGGGCTGACCAATGGTTGCACAAAGCTCAGCCAAATATGAGAAATCCctcaagtgtgcgtgtgtgtgtgtgtgtgttttgtttgtgtgcgtgtgtgtttcccaCAGCCTCTTAGCCTCACAAAATACTTTAAAGAATACATTTCCTTAAGAATGACTAAGTCATTACAGCAGTGAGTGTTTTCCTAATCCCTCATGTTCATGGTTTAAacatgtgtacagtatatatacccTATAAAGTGTACATACGATATCTTTGCAAAGGCTTGCATTATAAATTATGGATAATTGTGTTCATAAGATGACATAACATTATTTTCAAAAAATCTATTACAACTTCTCAAAGCCACAGGTGAATGTGCTTGTTTCATCCAACTGTCCCAAGATCAAATGATAGTCGTGATATGAAAAAAGATTGTTAAACTTTATTGTGTTACTTATATTACAATTGAAAGTCCTGAATTCAAATTGTTACTGGAAGTACAGAGTACAGCAAGTATTAGCAGCACAATGTACATAAAAGTATTAGTTACTAAAAGCTAAAGACAAACCCTGATGACAAcctattttcaaatgtattaaatatagaTAAAAGGATATAGGACAAAATATTCAAGATATTTGTTCTCAATCccctacatttattttaaagcactATAGACGATGACACATTAAAAAGGGGGAAGGTTGAGGTTTTCCCATGACAGCAAAATTATAGATGACTTTTACATGTCCAATCCAAAATGTCTTATAGGTGTCactgttcccatattcatgatAATGCCCAGAGGCAAGCCGGCCTTTTTCTAGGTAAGAATGATAAAAAACGGTTCAGCAGGTCTATGTAGGGCGATACGGCACAGCACGACTCTTAATATCGCTGTGTCAGAAAGCCACTGCGTATGTGCACTAGGAGTGTGTCACAGGCCCAACATGTTGTGTACTTTGAGTGTTTTAGGGGCCCATGTTGTGAGCTACTTTATAAACCAGCTGGAATGCAAAACATCCAGATAAAGTGTGCTGAAAGCTGTCGCTGGCCACTAACCACCTGCTCTAACGAGCTGCTTCAAGTTAATTAAGACAGATTATGTGAAGCAGAGGGTGTTCGGGTGGAAGAACACGCGGATCTTTACATGAGTAAACGTTGGGTACCAAGTGCAGTTGGTAGCTGTAAGGAGATCAACAATGAAAAGATCCATCATATTTCACAGATCAATTGAAATACAGATACATGTATTTCACTTTAAGGTGTAGGAACAAAAGGAACGATGCAAAACAAATCTGAATGGAGAAACATTGATTGACTTGATTCACATCACATAATTACATTATCTAAACTGAATTTGGGAGCGTTCTACATGTAATTATTGCTTCTACACCAGCAGCATCTAAGTAATGACATTGAAACAGATAATTATGTCAAGCAAAAGACAGGGTTGAGGAAAGGCATCTTTCTATGTAATGTCAAAGATTTATTTTACGGTTGGTTGTTCTTCATTTAAGAGTAAACAGAACAGTGTACGAGCTTATAAATGTGGCTTGAACTCAAGTCTCTTGTGGAGAGACATATGATGAAAAATACACTCTATAAAGGGCTAATGTGTTACGCGCTACAACTGTTATTATGTGGTAATACAATTGgttaattaaaaagcaaaaagacaACCTCTTTTCTACAGTTCATGTGTAGGAATTTAGTTTGTGAtcaatttatttgaatataaatCGACAGGCAAGAAGAGAGGAGGTCACGTATGTCTAGTATCCCTGAGCACATCCATCTGCTCTGGGGTCTGATCCCGCCCACAGCACCCTGGATGAATTATCagcttgattgacagatggGTTCCACCAATCCCCCACTGTGATGATCTGTCCCCGCCCAAACTGAGACCTCATGTGGCCTGTGTGTTTGAGCAAAAAGACAAACTGTCTCATATTGTATCACTATTATGCACTGCAAACCAAAATATACCATCTCTCATTCACATGCTA from Cyclopterus lumpus isolate fCycLum1 chromosome 4, fCycLum1.pri, whole genome shotgun sequence includes the following:
- the tm4sf18 gene encoding transmembrane 4 L6 family member 18, with translation MCCSVGFARSLGLALLPLALCCILANLLLLFPMGEITYIQQDRLASYIWYFGGLGGGGALMLVPAVVFITLGKCNCCWNESLMMCGSVLAAVVGLVGSAYCFVMSGFALVQGPQCFTPYGWSYPFADQGGRYLLQPETWSRCLQPVHIVEWNVTLLCVLLGLAVLEFIICLLQLGNGLVNAVCRPCCYKQEYSLNA